The Streptomyces sp. Je 1-332 genome has a window encoding:
- a CDS encoding LacI family DNA-binding transcriptional regulator — protein sequence MAKVTRDDVARLAGTSTAVVSYVINNGPRPVAPATRERVLAAIKELGYRPDRVAQAMASRRTDLIGMIVPDARQPFFAEMTHAVEQAASERGKMVLVGNTDYVDEREAHYLRAFLGMRVSGLILVSHGLTDSAAAEIDAWDARVVLLHERPEAIDDVAVVTDDLGGAQLATRHLLEHGHEYVACVGGTAETPTVGDPVSDHVEGWRRAMREAGRSVEGRLFEAPYNRYDAYQMALELLARPDRPTAVFCSTDDQAIGILRAARELRIDVPGELAVAGFDDVKEAGLTDPPLTTVASDRPAMARAAVDLVLDDGLRVAGSRRERLKLFPSRLVVRQSCGCN from the coding sequence GTGGCCAAGGTGACTCGGGATGACGTGGCGCGACTTGCGGGTACTTCCACCGCCGTCGTCAGCTATGTCATCAACAACGGACCTAGGCCGGTTGCCCCGGCCACGCGCGAGCGTGTACTCGCCGCGATCAAAGAGCTGGGGTACCGGCCCGACCGGGTCGCCCAGGCCATGGCGTCGCGGCGTACGGACCTCATAGGCATGATCGTGCCGGACGCGCGGCAGCCGTTCTTCGCGGAGATGACGCACGCCGTGGAGCAGGCGGCGTCCGAGCGCGGAAAAATGGTGCTCGTCGGCAACACCGACTACGTGGACGAACGCGAGGCCCACTATCTGCGGGCCTTCCTCGGCATGCGGGTCTCCGGGCTCATCCTCGTCAGCCACGGCCTGACGGATTCGGCCGCCGCCGAGATCGACGCGTGGGACGCGCGGGTCGTGCTCCTGCACGAGCGGCCCGAGGCGATCGACGACGTCGCCGTCGTCACGGACGACCTGGGCGGCGCGCAGCTTGCCACGCGGCATCTCCTTGAGCACGGGCACGAGTACGTCGCCTGTGTCGGCGGCACGGCCGAGACCCCGACCGTCGGTGACCCCGTCTCCGACCACGTCGAGGGGTGGCGGCGGGCCATGCGGGAGGCGGGGCGCTCGGTGGAGGGGCGGCTCTTCGAAGCCCCGTACAACCGGTACGACGCGTATCAGATGGCGCTCGAGCTGCTTGCCCGGCCGGACCGGCCGACGGCGGTCTTCTGCTCCACGGACGACCAGGCGATCGGCATCCTGCGGGCCGCGCGGGAGCTCCGGATCGACGTGCCGGGTGAGCTTGCCGTCGCCGGGTTCGACGACGTGAAGGAAGCGGGCCTGACGGATCCGCCGCTGACGACGGTGGCGTCGGACCGTCCCGCGATGGCGCGGGCGGCGGTTGATCTTGTTCTGGACGACGGGCTTCGGGTCGCCGGTTCGCGCCGGGAGCGGCTGAAGCTGTTCCCGTCCCGCCTTGTGGTCCGGCAGTCCTGCGGCTGCAACTGA
- a CDS encoding response regulator transcription factor, which produces MSPAEGDREQLRILIVDDEPAVREALQRSLAFEGYGTEVAVDGADALEKAAAYRPDLVVLDIQMPRMDGLTAARRLRATGSVTPILMLTARDTVGDRVTGLDAGADDYLVKPFELDELFARIRALLRRSSYAAAAGQAEEGDTLAFADLRMDLATREVTRGARTVELTRTEFTLLEMFLAHPRQVLTREQILKAVWGFDFEPSSNSLDVYVMYLRRKTEAGGEPRLVHTVRGVGYVLRPGSGGGVE; this is translated from the coding sequence ATGAGCCCCGCCGAAGGCGACCGCGAACAGCTGCGCATCCTGATCGTCGACGACGAGCCCGCCGTGCGGGAGGCGCTGCAGCGCAGTCTCGCCTTCGAGGGGTACGGCACGGAGGTCGCCGTCGACGGCGCCGACGCGCTGGAGAAGGCGGCGGCCTACCGCCCCGACCTCGTCGTCCTCGACATCCAGATGCCCCGCATGGACGGCCTCACCGCCGCGCGCAGGCTCCGCGCGACGGGCTCGGTGACGCCCATCCTGATGCTCACCGCGCGCGACACCGTGGGCGACCGTGTCACGGGGCTCGACGCGGGCGCCGACGACTACCTGGTCAAGCCGTTCGAGCTCGACGAACTGTTCGCCCGCATCCGGGCACTCCTGCGCCGCAGTTCGTACGCCGCCGCCGCGGGCCAGGCCGAGGAGGGCGACACGCTCGCCTTCGCCGACCTGCGGATGGACCTCGCGACGCGCGAGGTCACTCGCGGGGCGCGCACGGTGGAGCTGACCCGCACGGAGTTCACCCTCCTGGAGATGTTCCTCGCGCATCCGCGGCAGGTGCTCACGCGGGAGCAGATCCTGAAGGCGGTCTGGGGCTTCGACTTCGAGCCCTCCTCCAACTCCCTGGACGTGTACGTCATGTACCTGCGCCGCAAGACGGAAGCCGGGGGCGAGCCTCGGCTCGTTCATACGGTGCGGGGTGTGGGGTATGTGCTGCGGCCCGGCTCCGGCGGGGGCGTGGAGTGA
- a CDS encoding HAMP domain-containing sensor histidine kinase, translating to MKGLVRRYRAMPLRSRLALLVATAVAVAVAAAAVVCWFVVRNALINSLDDALGSSRVPEDLVLSLIDQDGQCRHASIVTNRENNPNPFKSTVQVVDRKGNSCVISGQQSVEVSPADISVAKHESPQAVHTATAANGAKYRVLTYPLDRQPLAVTVARPLSEVDDTLNNLVLVLAVVAGIGVIGAGAAGLWVARTGLRPVDQLTEAVEHVARTEDLDLRIPADGDDEIARLSRSFNSMTASLASSRDLQQQLIADAGHELRTPLTSLRTNIELLARSEETGRAIPPDDRKALLSSVTAQMTELAALIGDLQELSRTDSGQDGKVQVIALHEVVETALERARLRGPELTFTADLAPWYVRAEPPALERAIVNILDNAVKFGPPGSTVEVALKDGALTVRDHGPGIPTDELPHVFDRFWRSPSARSLPGSGLGLSIVARTVHQSGGQVALRPAEGGGTVATVSLPGAPTPPPATA from the coding sequence GTGAAGGGTCTTGTCCGCAGGTACCGCGCGATGCCGTTGCGCTCGCGCCTGGCGTTGCTGGTGGCCACCGCCGTCGCGGTCGCGGTCGCGGCGGCAGCCGTCGTGTGCTGGTTCGTGGTGCGGAACGCACTGATCAACTCGCTGGACGACGCGCTGGGTTCCAGCCGTGTGCCGGAGGACCTGGTCCTCAGCCTGATCGACCAGGACGGCCAGTGCCGCCATGCCTCGATCGTCACCAATCGGGAGAACAACCCGAACCCGTTCAAGTCGACCGTCCAGGTGGTCGACCGCAAGGGCAACAGCTGCGTCATCTCCGGGCAGCAGTCCGTCGAGGTCTCGCCCGCGGACATCTCGGTCGCCAAGCACGAGTCTCCCCAAGCCGTCCACACCGCCACCGCGGCGAACGGCGCGAAGTACCGGGTGCTCACCTACCCCCTGGACAGGCAGCCCCTGGCCGTCACCGTCGCCCGGCCCCTCAGCGAAGTCGACGACACCCTCAACAACCTGGTCCTGGTCCTCGCCGTCGTCGCCGGCATCGGCGTCATCGGAGCGGGCGCCGCCGGCCTGTGGGTGGCCCGTACCGGGCTGCGCCCGGTCGATCAGCTCACCGAGGCCGTCGAGCACGTGGCCCGCACCGAGGACCTGGATCTGCGGATTCCCGCGGACGGCGACGACGAGATCGCCCGGCTCTCCCGCTCCTTCAACTCCATGACCGCCTCGCTCGCCTCGTCCCGCGACCTCCAGCAGCAGCTCATCGCCGACGCCGGGCACGAGCTCCGCACCCCCCTCACCTCGCTGCGTACGAACATCGAGCTGCTCGCCCGCAGCGAGGAGACGGGCCGGGCCATCCCGCCCGACGACCGCAAGGCCCTGCTCTCCTCCGTCACGGCGCAGATGACCGAACTGGCGGCGCTGATCGGGGACTTGCAGGAGCTTTCGCGCACGGACAGCGGCCAGGACGGCAAGGTGCAGGTCATCGCCCTGCACGAGGTGGTGGAGACCGCCCTGGAGCGGGCGCGGCTGCGCGGGCCCGAGCTGACGTTCACCGCGGACCTCGCCCCCTGGTACGTACGCGCGGAACCCCCGGCGCTGGAGCGGGCCATCGTGAACATCCTGGACAACGCGGTGAAGTTCGGGCCCCCCGGCTCCACCGTCGAGGTGGCCCTGAAGGACGGCGCGCTGACCGTACGGGATCACGGCCCCGGCATCCCCACCGACGAGCTCCCGCACGTCTTCGACCGGTTCTGGCGTTCCCCGTCGGCCCGCAGCCTCCCCGGATCGGGCCTCGGCCTGTCCATCGTGGCCCGCACCGTGCACCAGTCCGGCGGCCAGGTCGCGCTGCGGCCCGCCGAAGGCGGCGGGACGGTGGCGACGGTCAGCCTGCCGGGAGCGCCCACCCCGCCCCCAGCCACGGCGTGA
- a CDS encoding trypsin-like peptidase domain-containing protein, protein MTNSGEYLQQQQSSAPVHHGGTQGAYPPPPAFAPEAQAPGEPPRHRRRARGPMALLAAVAIAAAAVGGGTAYAFQELTGKDGSASSATNTNVVPTSQKGTVSGVAEAVSPSIVEISAQSGSGEATGSGVIITKDGEIITNNHVISGASSVKVTTNDGKTYNAEVVGTDSKKDLALIKLKGASGLKAASLGDSDNVKTGDDVVAIGSPEGLTGTVTSGIISALDRDVTVSADQDQQGQGQRQQQGGGGNWPFEYGGEQFNGDTGSSKTTYKALQTDASLNPGNSGGALIDMNGNIIGINSAMYSPSSAQAGAQSGSGSVGLGFAIPINTVKADLDTLRAGSTD, encoded by the coding sequence ATGACAAACAGCGGCGAGTACCTCCAGCAGCAGCAGTCGTCAGCGCCTGTTCACCATGGCGGTACGCAGGGCGCGTACCCGCCCCCGCCCGCTTTCGCGCCGGAGGCGCAGGCACCGGGAGAGCCGCCGAGGCACCGGCGCCGTGCCAGGGGCCCCATGGCCCTGCTCGCCGCCGTGGCCATCGCGGCGGCGGCGGTCGGCGGCGGCACCGCCTACGCCTTCCAGGAACTGACCGGCAAGGACGGCTCGGCGAGCAGCGCGACCAACACGAACGTCGTGCCCACCAGCCAGAAGGGCACCGTCTCCGGCGTCGCCGAGGCGGTGAGCCCCAGCATCGTGGAGATCAGCGCGCAGTCCGGCTCGGGCGAGGCCACCGGATCGGGCGTGATCATCACCAAGGACGGCGAGATCATCACCAACAACCACGTGATCTCCGGCGCCTCCTCGGTCAAGGTGACGACGAACGACGGCAAGACGTACAACGCCGAGGTCGTCGGCACCGACAGCAAGAAGGACCTGGCGCTGATCAAGCTCAAGGGCGCCTCCGGCCTCAAGGCCGCGAGTCTTGGCGACTCCGACAACGTCAAGACCGGCGACGACGTCGTGGCGATCGGCTCCCCCGAGGGGCTGACCGGCACCGTCACCAGCGGCATCATCTCCGCCCTCGACCGTGACGTCACCGTCTCGGCCGACCAGGACCAGCAGGGCCAGGGGCAGCGGCAACAGCAGGGCGGCGGCGGCAACTGGCCCTTCGAGTACGGCGGCGAGCAGTTCAACGGCGACACCGGCTCGTCGAAGACCACGTACAAGGCCCTGCAGACCGACGCCTCGCTCAACCCGGGGAACTCCGGCGGCGCCCTCATCGACATGAACGGCAACATCATCGGCATCAACTCCGCGATGTACTCGCCCAGTTCGGCGCAGGCCGGGGCCCAGTCGGGCTCCGGAAGCGTCGGCCTCGGCTTCGCCATCCCGATCAACACGGTCAAGGCCGACCTGGACACCCTGCGGGCCGGCTCGACCGACTGA
- a CDS encoding DUF2993 domain-containing protein has translation MRSPHRIATLPPDHNQASPSDGWHAASVPPEASAAPETRAETTAPLNPYDELGALAGPGPLEDFLRETDDEDETEAGARRADAPWQPPNHRRGNRRRRNRFAGLPLAAKAVVALVVLAAFLALGDRWALLYAEHEAADKLKDSLHLSAAPEVDIEGFPFLTQVLDKRVDKVKVTVPDVAADRISLAQVSATAEDVTITGDGPTDIKGALIREMKGEVLLSFDDLNRELGASQVTFTGHGNDQVLARGTLPVAGHDLKLRADARIQRNGERGVSTDIGGMSLQIGDLATYRPGTRESEGLHLSKDSADRLAEETAKAKALLSVPSIVKRLGVSDSMVSGALKSDTKLHDLVGTPRFINDVMGLNLIDVAMGHPELLKKLGLDPALLKGLSQLTRPVLADRLTLAFQLPKLPGEGNVRLQDVSVQEDGIRVRLTGTGLGIGT, from the coding sequence ATGCGTTCCCCCCACCGCATAGCCACGCTTCCGCCCGATCACAACCAGGCTAGTCCGTCTGATGGTTGGCACGCCGCATCGGTTCCCCCCGAAGCATCAGCAGCACCCGAGACGCGCGCGGAGACCACCGCCCCGCTCAACCCGTACGACGAGCTCGGTGCCCTCGCGGGACCCGGCCCGCTGGAGGACTTCCTCCGCGAGACCGACGACGAGGACGAGACCGAGGCCGGAGCCCGCAGGGCTGACGCTCCCTGGCAGCCTCCGAACCACCGCCGCGGCAACCGTCGCCGCCGCAACCGCTTCGCCGGGCTCCCGCTCGCCGCGAAAGCCGTCGTCGCCCTCGTGGTCCTCGCCGCCTTCCTCGCGCTCGGTGACCGCTGGGCCCTGCTCTACGCCGAGCACGAGGCCGCGGACAAGCTCAAGGACTCCCTGCACCTGAGCGCCGCGCCCGAGGTCGACATCGAAGGCTTTCCCTTCCTGACCCAGGTCCTCGACAAGCGCGTGGACAAGGTCAAGGTCACCGTCCCGGACGTCGCGGCCGACCGGATCTCGCTCGCCCAGGTCTCCGCCACCGCCGAGGACGTGACGATCACCGGCGACGGGCCCACCGACATCAAGGGCGCCCTCATCCGCGAGATGAAGGGCGAGGTGCTGCTCTCCTTCGACGACCTGAACCGTGAACTGGGCGCCTCCCAGGTCACGTTCACCGGCCACGGCAACGACCAGGTCCTGGCGCGCGGCACCCTGCCCGTCGCCGGCCACGACCTGAAGCTGCGCGCCGACGCCCGCATCCAGCGCAACGGCGAGCGCGGCGTCTCCACCGACATCGGCGGGATGAGCCTGCAGATCGGCGATCTGGCGACCTACCGGCCCGGCACCCGCGAGTCCGAGGGCCTGCACCTCAGCAAGGACTCCGCGGACCGCCTCGCCGAGGAGACCGCCAAGGCGAAGGCCCTGCTCTCCGTGCCGTCGATCGTCAAGCGGCTCGGGGTGTCCGACTCGATGGTCAGCGGTGCCCTGAAGAGCGACACCAAGCTCCACGACCTCGTCGGAACGCCGCGCTTCATCAACGACGTGATGGGCCTGAACCTCATCGACGTCGCGATGGGCCACCCCGAGCTCCTGAAGAAGCTGGGCCTGGACCCCGCGCTCCTCAAGGGCCTCTCCCAGCTCACCCGCCCCGTACTCGCCGACCGCCTCACGCTCGCCTTCCAGCTGCCGAAGCTGCCGGGCGAGGGGAACGTCCGGCTCCAGGACGTGAGCGTGCAGGAGGACGGCATCCGGGTGCGCCTCACCGGGACGGGGCTCGGCATCGGCACGTAG
- a CDS encoding alpha/beta fold hydrolase yields MSSGPAGQVARSSVQPITRVQQSATLRTRDGVVIDALYQPGPDPGTDLAIVIAHGFTGDLDRPHVRRAAGVFAKAAAVITFSFRGHGASGGFSTVGDREVLDLAAAVEWARSLGHARVVTVGFSMGGSVVLRHAAIAGAAHGGRTEARVDAVVAVSAPARWFYRGTAPMRRLHWVVTRPAGRVVGRWGLRTRIHPHEWDPVPLSPVESVPLIAPTPLLIVHGDRDPYFPVDHPRMLAAAAQGGAELWLEAGMGHAENAADDALLGRIADWVTASWTSATAEGRPATAEGSATAEGEEL; encoded by the coding sequence ATGAGTTCCGGTCCGGCAGGTCAAGTCGCGCGATCTTCTGTGCAGCCGATCACTCGCGTTCAGCAGAGCGCAACGCTCCGTACACGGGACGGAGTCGTGATCGACGCTCTGTACCAGCCCGGCCCCGACCCGGGAACGGACCTGGCGATCGTGATCGCGCACGGCTTCACCGGAGATCTGGACCGGCCGCACGTGCGGCGGGCCGCCGGTGTCTTCGCCAAGGCCGCGGCCGTGATCACGTTCTCCTTCCGGGGCCACGGGGCGTCCGGCGGGTTCTCCACGGTCGGTGACCGCGAGGTGCTCGACCTGGCTGCCGCGGTGGAGTGGGCGCGGTCCCTCGGCCACGCACGGGTGGTGACCGTGGGCTTCTCGATGGGCGGTTCCGTGGTGCTGCGGCACGCGGCCATCGCGGGCGCCGCGCATGGGGGGCGCACGGAAGCGCGGGTTGACGCGGTGGTCGCTGTGAGTGCCCCGGCCCGTTGGTTCTACCGGGGGACGGCGCCGATGCGGCGGCTGCACTGGGTGGTGACGCGGCCCGCGGGGCGCGTGGTGGGCCGGTGGGGTCTGCGCACGCGAATCCACCCGCACGAGTGGGACCCCGTACCGCTCTCGCCCGTGGAATCGGTCCCGCTCATCGCGCCGACGCCGCTGCTGATCGTGCACGGCGACCGGGACCCGTACTTCCCCGTGGACCACCCCCGGATGCTGGCCGCCGCCGCGCAGGGCGGGGCGGAGCTCTGGCTGGAGGCGGGCATGGGGCACGCGGAGAACGCGGCGGACGACGCACTGCTCGGTCGGATCGCCGATTGGGTCACGGCATCATGGACGTCGGCGACAGCCGAAGGAAGACCGGCAAC
- the mshD gene encoding mycothiol synthase, producing the protein MTDEQQPPALRQIDTVAALTSDQADAVLGLLAEAARSDGQQAVSEQGRLQLRGGAREGVRHLLLGLGEELVGYAQLEDTDPIEAPAAELVVHPAHRGRGHGRALGTALLAESGRRLRIWAHGGHSAARHLAQVLGLTLFRELRQMRRSLGDLKLPEPVLPEGVTVRAFVPGQDDAAWLAVNADAFAHHPEQGSLTQRDLDDRKAEPWFDPEGFFLAEKDGELVGFHWTKVHADEGLGEVYVLGVRSGAQGGGLGKALTTIGLNHLAAAGLPTAMLYVDADNKAAVSVYERLGFTTHETDLMYRTES; encoded by the coding sequence ATGACTGACGAGCAGCAGCCTCCCGCCCTGCGGCAGATCGACACCGTCGCCGCCCTCACATCCGACCAGGCCGACGCCGTGCTCGGACTCCTCGCGGAAGCTGCCCGCTCGGACGGCCAGCAGGCCGTGTCCGAGCAGGGGCGGCTGCAACTGCGGGGCGGAGCGCGGGAGGGAGTGCGGCATCTGCTGCTCGGCCTGGGCGAAGAGCTCGTCGGGTACGCGCAGCTGGAGGACACCGACCCCATCGAGGCGCCGGCCGCCGAGCTCGTCGTGCACCCCGCGCACCGCGGACGCGGACACGGCAGGGCGCTCGGCACCGCGCTGCTCGCCGAGTCCGGCCGGCGGCTGCGGATCTGGGCGCACGGCGGACACTCGGCCGCGCGCCACCTGGCCCAGGTGCTCGGGCTCACCCTCTTCCGTGAACTGCGGCAGATGCGCAGGTCGTTGGGTGACCTGAAGCTGCCCGAGCCGGTCCTCCCGGAGGGCGTCACCGTACGTGCCTTCGTCCCCGGCCAGGACGACGCGGCCTGGCTCGCGGTGAACGCCGACGCCTTCGCCCACCACCCCGAGCAGGGCTCCCTCACCCAGCGCGACCTGGACGACCGCAAGGCCGAGCCGTGGTTCGACCCGGAGGGCTTCTTCCTCGCGGAGAAGGACGGCGAGCTCGTCGGCTTCCACTGGACCAAGGTGCACGCGGACGAGGGCCTCGGCGAGGTGTACGTCCTCGGGGTGCGGTCGGGCGCGCAGGGCGGCGGCCTCGGCAAGGCGCTGACGACGATCGGCCTCAACCACCTGGCGGCGGCGGGCCTGCCGACCGCGATGCTGTACGTGGACGCGGACAACAAGGCGGCCGTGAGCGTCTACGAGCGGCTCGGGTTCACCACGCACGAGACGGACCTGATGTACCGCACGGAGTCCTGA
- a CDS encoding GntR family transcriptional regulator has translation MVEFRIDRRSGVATYLQIVQQTQQALRLGLLEPGDKLPTAREVVEATAINPNTVLKAYRELEREGLVEARRGLGTFVRKSLGSTPTDSPLRGELSRWAARARASGLERDDVAALFSAVLEEHFTEAEQHVTKGDPA, from the coding sequence ATGGTCGAGTTCCGTATCGACCGGCGCAGCGGCGTCGCCACCTATCTCCAGATCGTCCAGCAGACCCAGCAGGCCCTGCGCCTGGGCCTGCTGGAGCCGGGCGACAAGCTGCCCACGGCCCGCGAGGTCGTCGAGGCGACGGCCATCAACCCGAACACGGTCCTGAAGGCCTACCGCGAGCTGGAACGCGAGGGCCTGGTCGAGGCCCGCCGCGGGCTCGGCACCTTCGTGCGGAAGTCACTGGGCTCCACGCCCACCGACTCCCCGCTGCGCGGCGAACTGAGCCGGTGGGCCGCCCGCGCCCGTGCGTCCGGTCTGGAGAGGGACGACGTCGCGGCGCTGTTCAGCGCCGTACTCGAAGAGCACTTCACCGAGGCAGAGCAGCACGTAACCAAGGGGGACCCCGCATGA
- a CDS encoding response regulator transcription factor, translated as MSSLLLLTNALQPSTEVLPALGLLLHNVRVAPAEGPALVDTPGADVILIDGRRDLPQVRSLCQLLRSTGPGCPLVLVVTEGGLAAVTADWGIDDVLLDTAGPAEVEARLRLAMGRQQITSDDSPMEIRNGDLSVDEATYSAKLKGRVLDLTFKEFELLKYLAQHPGRVFTRAQLLQEVWGYDYFGGTRTVDVHVRRLRAKLGVEHESLIGTVRNVGYRFVTPEKVERAADGAKAKAATPPAEGEHRPTPKGDQAPAVSPPKEAAVRPAQR; from the coding sequence ATGAGTTCTCTGCTGCTCCTCACCAATGCCCTTCAGCCGTCGACGGAGGTGCTTCCCGCCCTCGGCCTGCTGCTGCACAACGTGCGGGTCGCCCCCGCCGAAGGCCCGGCCCTCGTCGACACCCCTGGTGCCGACGTCATCCTGATCGACGGCCGCCGTGACCTCCCGCAGGTCCGCAGCCTCTGCCAGCTGCTGCGCTCCACGGGACCCGGCTGTCCGCTCGTCCTCGTCGTCACGGAGGGCGGCCTCGCGGCCGTCACCGCCGACTGGGGCATCGACGACGTGCTCCTGGACACCGCGGGACCGGCCGAGGTCGAGGCGCGGCTGCGGCTCGCGATGGGCCGCCAGCAGATCACGTCGGACGACTCCCCCATGGAGATCCGCAACGGCGATCTGTCCGTGGACGAGGCGACGTACAGCGCGAAGCTGAAGGGCCGGGTCCTGGACCTGACCTTCAAGGAGTTCGAGCTGCTCAAGTACCTGGCGCAGCACCCGGGCCGTGTGTTCACGCGGGCCCAGCTGCTCCAGGAGGTATGGGGCTACGACTACTTCGGCGGTACGCGCACGGTCGACGTCCACGTACGTCGCCTTCGCGCGAAGCTCGGTGTAGAGCACGAGTCGCTGATCGGCACCGTCCGGAATGTCGGCTATCGCTTCGTGACGCCGGAGAAGGTCGAGCGGGCCGCCGACGGGGCGAAGGCAAAGGCGGCGACTCCGCCTGCCGAGGGTGAGCACAGGCCGACGCCTAAGGGCGACCAGGCCCCCGCCGTGTCCCCGCCGAAGGAAGCTGCCGTACGACCTGCCCAGCGGTAG
- a CDS encoding bifunctional metallophosphatase/5'-nucleotidase yields MPATPQLRRPRRRATRVLAAAASLATLGALAAALPASAGQDHTGAAGKKRTVDVQLLSFNDFHGNLQPPAGSSGQVTEKQADGTEKKIDAGGAEYLATSLRTARKGNPYSVTAAAGDLIGASPLLSGLFHDEPTVEAMNKLDLDVTSVGNHEFDEGAKELARIQNGGCHPKDGCFEKGKKFKGADYPYLAANVTDEKTDKPILKPYWVWKNKGVKVGFIGVTLEGTPDIVSAEGIKGLKFHDEIETVNKYAKILDKQGVKSIVTLLHEGGSPASQSYNYDCDSPGAGDGISGPITTIAKGITPKVDALVTGHTHSAYVCTIPDPSGKPRMVTSASSYGKLYTDTTLTYDRRTKDIVRTSVKSANHVVSREQAKAKDMTSLIGRWNKLAEPVANKPVGFISADIPGRGATTPEAPLGDLIADAQLAHGKSLDPETDLALMNPGGIRSDLVHKASGSEGDGVVTYGEGFTVQPFSNTVNLVDLTGAQLITGLKQQVSGANEASPKILQISDGLTYTLDMTKSGADRVVTDSIKLGGKAIDPAATYRVAMNSFLAGGGDGFAELGKGTKPLVGSDDLKAFNDYLTANSSADKPIAPPKADRITIVK; encoded by the coding sequence GTGCCAGCCACTCCTCAGTTGCGTCGGCCAAGACGCCGCGCCACCCGTGTGCTCGCCGCCGCGGCCTCTCTCGCCACGCTCGGTGCGCTGGCCGCCGCGCTGCCCGCGAGCGCCGGGCAGGACCACACCGGTGCGGCGGGCAAGAAGCGCACCGTCGACGTGCAGCTGCTGTCCTTCAACGACTTCCACGGCAATCTCCAGCCGCCGGCCGGGTCGTCGGGCCAGGTGACGGAGAAGCAGGCGGACGGGACCGAGAAGAAGATCGACGCGGGCGGCGCCGAGTACCTCGCCACGTCGCTCCGTACGGCCCGCAAGGGCAACCCCTACAGCGTCACGGCCGCGGCCGGCGACCTGATAGGCGCGAGCCCGCTCCTGTCGGGTCTGTTCCACGACGAGCCGACGGTCGAGGCGATGAACAAGCTCGACCTCGACGTCACCAGCGTCGGGAACCACGAGTTCGACGAGGGGGCCAAGGAGCTGGCCCGCATCCAGAACGGCGGCTGTCACCCCAAGGACGGCTGCTTCGAGAAGGGCAAGAAGTTCAAGGGGGCCGACTACCCCTACCTCGCGGCCAACGTGACCGACGAGAAGACCGACAAGCCCATCCTCAAGCCGTACTGGGTGTGGAAGAACAAGGGCGTCAAGGTCGGCTTCATCGGTGTGACGCTGGAGGGCACGCCCGACATCGTCTCCGCCGAGGGCATCAAGGGCCTGAAGTTCCACGACGAGATCGAGACGGTCAACAAGTACGCCAAGATCCTCGACAAGCAGGGCGTGAAGTCGATCGTCACGCTCCTCCACGAGGGCGGCTCCCCCGCGTCGCAGAGCTACAACTACGACTGTGACTCCCCGGGCGCGGGCGACGGCATCTCGGGCCCGATCACCACCATCGCCAAGGGCATCACGCCCAAGGTCGACGCGCTGGTCACCGGGCACACGCACTCCGCGTACGTCTGCACCATCCCGGACCCGTCGGGCAAGCCCCGCATGGTCACGTCCGCCTCGTCCTACGGGAAGCTCTACACGGACACGACGCTCACGTACGACCGCAGGACCAAGGACATCGTCCGTACGTCCGTGAAGTCCGCGAACCACGTCGTCAGCCGTGAGCAGGCCAAGGCCAAGGACATGACCTCGCTCATCGGGCGCTGGAACAAGCTGGCCGAGCCCGTCGCCAACAAGCCCGTCGGCTTCATCTCCGCCGACATCCCGGGCCGCGGCGCCACCACCCCCGAGGCGCCGCTCGGCGACCTGATCGCGGACGCGCAGCTCGCGCACGGCAAGTCGCTCGATCCGGAGACGGATCTTGCACTGATGAACCCGGGCGGCATCCGTTCCGACCTCGTCCACAAGGCGAGCGGGAGCGAGGGTGACGGGGTGGTGACGTACGGCGAGGGCTTCACCGTGCAGCCGTTCAGCAACACCGTCAATCTCGTCGACCTGACCGGCGCGCAGCTGATCACCGGGCTCAAGCAGCAGGTGAGCGGGGCGAACGAGGCATCCCCGAAGATTCTGCAGATCTCGGACGGCCTGACCTACACGCTGGACATGACGAAGTCCGGCGCCGACCGTGTCGTGACGGACTCGATCAAGCTGGGCGGCAAGGCGATCGATCCGGCCGCCACCTACCGTGTGGCGATGAACTCCTTCCTCGCGGGCGGCGGCGACGGCTTCGCCGAGCTCGGCAAGGGTACGAAGCCGCTGGTCGGCAGCGACGACCTGAAGGCGTTCAACGACTACCTGACCGCCAACTCCTCGGCCGACAAGCCGATCGCACCGCCCAAGGCGGACCGGATCACCATCGTGAAGTGA